TACAACAGATTCATAACCCAAAATATGCTATGATAGTGTTATGTCAGTTTATTGGCCAATTGCAGGGGTGCTCTATATGCACTATCTAGCATCACCAAGGGAGGGTTGGATTTATGATTACCATTGGCATAATGTTGCGTGTTCATTATTCTGCACAAGCAAATGTTTTATCATTTCTGTTCTGCTAATAGATCACACAGAATTAGTTATGACAGTTTCTATCTTATTATTTTCAGTCTCAAGCGCTCCAGGAAGTTCCAGGCTGATGAGAGGCTGTTCTCCCTGTCATCGGTTACATCTCCAGCGGTATGACTAATGATCCTAAATCCTAATGCACTGAAAAGCCCGTGCCCCTTTTTTAATCTTTTGGTTTGCTTTGATTGATGATTGTTATTCCCCCTGTGCTATACTGATATTTGTGAGTTTGCTAATACATACCATTATTTTCTATTCATTCCAGGTCGATGAACATATGGCTGGACGAGATGGTAAGTTCTCTTTCTTGTTTTCATTAAGCTGAAACCAGGAACAATTGAGACTCTGGGCTCAATACTAGCTGCATCCTGGCAGATGGAAGAGAATATGGATCAGGTCGTTCGAAAGGTGCAACCACTCCTGCAAACGGGCAGTAAGTGCTCAGATTACCTTTGTGGCAAAAAATGTGCTATCCTTATCAGCTTTACATACATCCTTGCAAGGGGCAGTGTTTGTCTAACACttctttatattaaaaaaaacagtgtTTCTAGGAACAACCCTTttagcccttgtttagttccaaactttttcttcaaacttccaacttttccatcacatcaaaactttcctacacgcacaaacttccaacttttccgtcacattgttccaatttcaaccaaacttccaattttagcgtgaactaaacacacccttagtagaATTGCCTAGTTCTGACCCCTCGTGTGTTTGGACAGAGGAAAACCAAAGAAGGGAGGTCGCCCTGGAGGGAGAGACGGCAAGAGAATACGGCCATCAAATGATCCAGATCTGGACGACGAAGAGGACTTCTAACTCGACATGTTGTAGGCCTAGCTCAGTGATGATTTAACCTTGCTAGACTCATGCTTCGAATCATTCTTTCtgtattgtaatttttttttaatcttgtgTTGCAATCCATGGCAAGCAAAGCCTTTTCCCCAGGGAGTAGCCTTGCTCATCTAGTCATCTTATCGTCGGCATTTGCCTGTGCTTgcattttcttccttttcaacCCACCCCGGCGTTGTCTGATTGTCTCCCGTTTTGTAAAGCAGTAGCAAGTTAATTAGACGGTGATAATTTCTGTTAACTCTACTGTAAACAACGTTGCTATAGATTCCAGACTCCAGTGAGACGAGGATGAGACTCCAGCGAGACGAGAATCTGGATTG
This genomic window from Oryza sativa Japonica Group chromosome 12, ASM3414082v1 contains:
- the LOC4352029 gene encoding chromatin modification-related protein MEAF6, translating into MDSGGGGGASHKAASGSAPSGAAAANPTAMLSALMSKRAKLQEELRSIERQVYEMETTYLQESNQFGSVLKGFESFLSSSKNTSNLKRSRKFQADERLFSLSSVTSPAVDEHMAGRDDGREYGSGRSKGATTPANGQGKPKKGGRPGGRDGKRIRPSNDPDLDDEEDF